A genomic region of Conger conger chromosome 6, fConCon1.1, whole genome shotgun sequence contains the following coding sequences:
- the mrps11 gene encoding 28S ribosomal protein S11, mitochondrial isoform X1: MYTISRQLCTLVRGACQKFVFPANTGSFAEYGIKRAVCSSAVRLQESATLDQNADPSEKTREFTVYPPIPGQESSLRWAGKKFEELPIVHIKATYNNTHVMVTDSEGNYIFRTTCGSEGFRNAKKSTPIAAQTAGITAAVKAQAKGVTFVRVVVKGLGLGRQIAGHAGGRSRKPGVFLAWRAPLLRPQRTCGRPPAATWAVVCTRRKWSRGGTCNEAHTPTCY; the protein is encoded by the exons ATGTATACAATCTCGAGACAATTGTGTACATTGGTAAGAGGTGCTTGCCAGAAGTTTGTTTTTCCTGCAAATACAGGAAGCTTTGCAGA gTATGGAATCAAACGTGCTGTGTGTTCCAGTGCAGTCAGATTGCAGGAGTCTGCAACGTTAGATCAGAACGCGGATCCTTCTGAAAAGACTCGGGAGTTCac TGTCTATCCTCCTATACCTGGCCAGGAGAGTTCATTGAGATGGGCAGGAAAGAAGTTTGAAGAGTTGCCAATTGTACACATTAAAGCCACATATAATAA TACTCATGTCATGGTGACAGACAGCGAGGGCAACTACATTTTCAGAACAACCTGCGGCTCAGAAGGGTTCAGAAATGCCAAGAAATCAACCCCCATCGCTGCACAAACTGCAGGCATCACCGCAGCAGTG AAAGCGCAGGCGAAGGGCGTGACGTTTGTGCGTGTGGTGGTGAAGGGCCTGGGCCTTGGCAGGCAG ATTGCTGGTCATGCAGGAGGCAGAAGCCGTAAGCCGGGCGTATTTTTAGCCTGGCGAGCGCCTCTCTTGCGCCCGCAGCGGACATGCGGCAGACCCCCCGCCGCCACCTGGGCGGTCGTGTGCACCAGGCGGAAATGGAGTCGGGGGGGGACATGTAATGAGGCGCACACCCCCA CCTGCTATTAA
- the mrps11 gene encoding 28S ribosomal protein S11, mitochondrial isoform X2 encodes MYTISRQLCTLVRGACQKFVFPANTGSFAEYGIKRAVCSSAVRLQESATLDQNADPSEKTREFTVYPPIPGQESSLRWAGKKFEELPIVHIKATYNNTHVMVTDSEGNYIFRTTCGSEGFRNAKKSTPIAAQTAGITAAVKAQAKGVTFVRVVVKGLGLGRQPAIKGLTMGGLEIVSLTDNTPVPHNGCRPRKARRM; translated from the exons ATGTATACAATCTCGAGACAATTGTGTACATTGGTAAGAGGTGCTTGCCAGAAGTTTGTTTTTCCTGCAAATACAGGAAGCTTTGCAGA gTATGGAATCAAACGTGCTGTGTGTTCCAGTGCAGTCAGATTGCAGGAGTCTGCAACGTTAGATCAGAACGCGGATCCTTCTGAAAAGACTCGGGAGTTCac TGTCTATCCTCCTATACCTGGCCAGGAGAGTTCATTGAGATGGGCAGGAAAGAAGTTTGAAGAGTTGCCAATTGTACACATTAAAGCCACATATAATAA TACTCATGTCATGGTGACAGACAGCGAGGGCAACTACATTTTCAGAACAACCTGCGGCTCAGAAGGGTTCAGAAATGCCAAGAAATCAACCCCCATCGCTGCACAAACTGCAGGCATCACCGCAGCAGTG AAAGCGCAGGCGAAGGGCGTGACGTTTGTGCGTGTGGTGGTGAAGGGCCTGGGCCTTGGCAGGCAG CCTGCTATTAAGGGGTTAACGATGGGGGGTTTGGAGATTGTGTCCCTCACTGACAACACCCCTGTACCCCACAACGGCTGCCGCCCACGCAAGGCTCGGAGAATGTGA
- the mrpl46 gene encoding 39S ribosomal protein L46, mitochondrial, translated as MAAPTCKMAARPLRGFLTCISGTYLRNNVNRRLSLTIPCSSVLIAKKPEINAVSPWTLHGAVCLQRLPILSQDRSPIEEQFDELMNQMELERSLLSEHELRLLEDAERMSRKQAEDYDSDDEYFLDQDVITAQDMEDSWEQRLQKFQPAPRHKDEVDMDMSSVDRCLGDSLVLLAKQQVGGEELWLLPQLQWQAGETLRQTAERSLASLPGDYKGRFLGNTPCGVYKYKFPKAIRTELSVGAKVFFFKALLSSRGSSPPESGAFVWVRKGELHNYLKPQYLKQVNGCIIDI; from the exons ATGGCCGCGCCTacgtgcaaaatggctgctcgtCCTTTACGGGGATTTCTAACATGTATTTCAGGGACCTATTTGCGGAATAATGTCAATCGCAGACTGTCACTCACCATCCCATGCTCCAGCGTTTTAATAGCCAAAAAGCCTGAAATAAACGCTGTATCTCCGTGGACGCTCCACGGGGCAGTTTGTCTGCAAAGACTGCCTATACTTTCTCAAGATCGGAGCCCAATTGAAGAACAGTTTGATGAATTAATGAATCAG ATGGAATTGGAAAGAAGTCTTCTGTCAGAGCATGAGCTGCGCCTGTTGGAAGACGCGGAACGTATGAGCCGTAAGCAGGCGGAGGATTATGACTCTGATGATGAGTACTTTCTTGACCAAGACGTCATTACAGCTCAAGATATGGAAGACTCCTGGGAGCAGAGGCTTCAGAAGTTCCAGCCTGCGCCAAGGCACAAAG ATGAAGTTGATATGGACATGAGCTCTGTGGACCGTTGCCTGGGAGACAGTCTGGTTCTGTTGGCAAAGCAGCAGGTTGGCGGCGAGGAGTTGTGGCTACTGCCGCAGCTACAGTGGCAGGCTGGAGAGACCCTCCGCCAGACGGCCGAGCGCAGCCTGGCCAGCCTGCCAG GTGATTATAAGGGGAGGTTCCTCGGCAACACACCCTGCGGAGTCTACAAGTATAAATTTCCCAAGGCCATCCGAACGGAGCTCTCTGTCGGAGCCAAGGTGTTTTTCTTCAAGGCCTTGCTCTCCAGCCGTGGTTCTTCACCCCCTGAATCAGGGGCCTTTGTGTGGGTGAGGAAGGGTGAACTGCACAATTACCTCAAGCCACAGTACTTAAAGCAGGTGAATGGCTGCATCATTGATATTTAA
- the mrps11 gene encoding 28S ribosomal protein S11, mitochondrial isoform X3 — MYTISRQLCTLVRGACQKFVFPANTGSFAEYGIKRAVCSSAVRLQESATLDQNADPSEKTREFTVYPPIPGQESSLRWAGKKFEELPIVHIKATYNNTHVMVTDSEGNYIFRTTCGSEGFRNAKKSTPIAAQTAGITAAVPAIKGLTMGGLEIVSLTDNTPVPHNGCRPRKARRM, encoded by the exons ATGTATACAATCTCGAGACAATTGTGTACATTGGTAAGAGGTGCTTGCCAGAAGTTTGTTTTTCCTGCAAATACAGGAAGCTTTGCAGA gTATGGAATCAAACGTGCTGTGTGTTCCAGTGCAGTCAGATTGCAGGAGTCTGCAACGTTAGATCAGAACGCGGATCCTTCTGAAAAGACTCGGGAGTTCac TGTCTATCCTCCTATACCTGGCCAGGAGAGTTCATTGAGATGGGCAGGAAAGAAGTTTGAAGAGTTGCCAATTGTACACATTAAAGCCACATATAATAA TACTCATGTCATGGTGACAGACAGCGAGGGCAACTACATTTTCAGAACAACCTGCGGCTCAGAAGGGTTCAGAAATGCCAAGAAATCAACCCCCATCGCTGCACAAACTGCAGGCATCACCGCAGCAGTG CCTGCTATTAAGGGGTTAACGATGGGGGGTTTGGAGATTGTGTCCCTCACTGACAACACCCCTGTACCCCACAACGGCTGCCGCCCACGCAAGGCTCGGAGAATGTGA